A genomic stretch from Halopiger aswanensis includes:
- a CDS encoding type II toxin-antitoxin system HicB family antitoxin produces the protein MTDGDEVDADDAESVDPNEYDALVDADVTTWVDENGLHIAEDEITGVSSQGQSERAAVANLAEAVGSYRDAQEDTTGDNWL, from the coding sequence ATGACGGACGGAGACGAGGTCGACGCGGACGACGCCGAATCGGTCGACCCGAACGAGTACGACGCCCTCGTGGACGCGGACGTGACGACCTGGGTCGACGAAAACGGGCTCCACATCGCCGAGGACGAGATCACCGGCGTCTCGAGCCAGGGCCAGAGCGAGCGCGCGGCCGTCGCGAACCTCGCGGAGGCGGTTGGCTCCTACCGCGACGCGCAGGAGGACACGACGGGCGACAACTGGCTCTGA
- a CDS encoding haloacid dehalogenase type II translates to MSFDPDRVTTITFDSYGTLVDVEAATAALADVVDDPDAVSRRWRTRSLAYAFVANQIDAYQPFYEINRDALQYALDAHDAAVTADERDEVLAVYHELEVFDDVRDGLEGLVDAGYDCYVLSNGNPEMLESMVEHADIEELLEDTISADEVETFKPDSEIYRHAAARTGTPIDEIAHVAAGWYDVRGANHAGMQSVWVDRKGKPWGPFDGEPDLTIETFDELVETLA, encoded by the coding sequence ATGTCGTTCGATCCCGACCGCGTCACGACGATCACCTTCGACTCGTACGGCACCCTGGTCGACGTCGAGGCAGCCACCGCCGCGCTGGCCGACGTCGTCGACGATCCCGACGCCGTCTCCCGGCGCTGGCGAACCCGATCGCTGGCTTACGCCTTCGTCGCCAACCAGATCGACGCCTACCAGCCCTTCTACGAGATCAACCGCGACGCGCTCCAGTACGCGCTGGACGCCCACGACGCGGCCGTCACGGCGGACGAGCGCGACGAGGTCCTCGCGGTCTACCACGAACTCGAGGTCTTCGACGACGTCCGCGACGGCCTCGAGGGGCTCGTCGATGCGGGCTACGATTGCTACGTCCTCTCGAACGGCAATCCCGAGATGCTCGAGTCGATGGTCGAACACGCCGACATCGAAGAGTTACTCGAGGACACCATCAGCGCCGACGAGGTCGAGACCTTCAAACCCGACAGCGAGATCTACCGTCACGCCGCGGCCCGAACCGGGACGCCGATCGACGAGATCGCCCACGTGGCGGCCGGTTGGTACGACGTCCGCGGTGCGAACCACGCCGGCATGCAGAGCGTCTGGGTCGACCGGAAAGGCAAGCCGTGGGGGCCGTTCGACGGCGAGCCGGATCTGACGATCGAAACGTTCGACGAACTGGTCGAGACGCTCGCGTGA